One genomic region from Leishmania braziliensis MHOM/BR/75/M2904 complete genome, chromosome 35 encodes:
- a CDS encoding Bem46-like serine peptidase, whose protein sequence is MSFGGFLLSAGLYLLLVALFVSLFLHIMSFRYRSQQNRLLYYPQIPPESREVCEDPVALGIPYAERVCVTTADKVRLWGYMLWPGPSSSVEKGSNCSTPDAIGRTSPNVGTTVGGVRVEVDGAGDLTDGISAGSTLSSSNRNASLSSGMPSFVMLYFHGNAGNVGHRLPLAQAFVAHLKCAVMMVDYRGFGLSDDAEQTQETLELDAQACFDYLWKDPRVPRDRIVVMGTSLGGAVSIHLAAHRHYARRVCAVIVENSFSSIGDMASALSRPILTKLASRCPSLAAGVFDYYVKPLALRISWNSAQKVTKVMVPMLFLSGMCDEIVPPEQMRTLYKAATKCLRDGNGRSLTIPLRRFLEFEEGRHNNLPLMPGYMSAVQEFLTDVRNSGSAAAI, encoded by the coding sequence ATGAGCTTTGGCGGCTTTCTTCTCTCGGCGGGACTCTACTTGCTCCTGGTCGCCCTATTCGTGTCGCTGTTTCTGCACATTATGAGCTTTCGCTACCGCAGTCAGCAGAACCGGCTACTCTACTACCCACAGATTCCCCCAGAGAGCCGCGAGGTCTGCGAAGACCCGGTGGCCCTTGGCATCCCTTACGcggagcgtgtgtgtgtcaccaCCGCTGACAAAGTGAGATTGTGGGGCTACATGCTATGGCCAGGGCCTTCGTCGTCAGTGGAGAAGGGCAGCAATTGCAGCACCCCCGACGCGATTGGACGCACATCCCCGAATGTGGGCACTACAGTGGGAGGGGTGCGTGTGGAGGTGGATGGAGCAGGTGACCTTACAGACGGCATCAGCGCCGGCAGCACCCTGTCCAGCAGCAACCGAAACGCCAGCTTATCGAGCGGGATGCCGAGCTTTGTGATGCTGTACTTTCATGGAAACGCCGGTAACGTTGGCCATCGCCTGCCTCTTGCTCAGGCCTTTGTGGCGCATCTGAAGTGCGCTGTGATGATGGTCGACTATCGTGGTTTCGGGCTTAGCGATGACGCGGAGCAGACGCAGGAGACGCTGGAGCTGGATGCGCAGGCCTGCTTTGACTATTTGTGGAAGGACCCTCGAGTGCCCCGTGATCGTATCGTGGTCATGGGCACCAGCCTCGGTGGCGCTGTTTCGATCCACTTGGCTGCCCACAGGCACTACGCCCGTCGTGTTTGTGCTGTGATTGTAGAGAACTCCTTCAGCTCCATTGGCGATATGGCCTCTGCACTGAGCCGGCCAATCCTGACGAAGTTGGCAAGCCGATGCCCAAGCCTCGCGGCCGGGGTCTTCGATTACTACGTCAAGCCCTTGGCATTGCGGATTAGCTGGAACAGCGCGCAAAAGGTGACGAAGGTTATGGTGCCgatgctcttcctctctggTATGTGTGATGAGATAGTGCCACCAGAGCAGATGCGGACACTATACAAGGCAGCGACAAAGTGCCTGCGTGATGGCAACGGCAGGAGCCTCACCATCCCGTTGCGTCGCTTTCTCGAGTTCGAGGAAGGGCGGCACAACAACCTGCCGCTGATGCCCGGCTACATGAGCGCTGTGCAGGAATTTCTCACAGACGTGCGCAACAGTGGGAGTGCGGCAGCCATTTGA